The following nucleotide sequence is from Candidatus Deferrimicrobiaceae bacterium.
GACCGATGTGACGATGGGCCGCAGTCTGCGGGCGAAAACCATTCTGGTGGCCACAGGATACGGGGAATCGGAGCGCCGGGAGGGGGAGCGCCGCGGTGTCCGGCCCGACGTGTTCCTCCCCAGCATAAGGGAAGCGGCGGAATGGATCCTTTCGGAAGGGGAATAATGTGAGCGGATTGCATGCCCCGAGGGAGATAATCGTTCGGCGCATCGCCCTTTTCGCCGCCGCCGCGATTCTTCTCCTTGCGACCGGCTGCTCCCGGGCGGCTCATGAACCCCGGCCGGAGGAGAAGCCCCCGGCCGCGGCATCCGGGACTTCGAAAGCGGAAGAGGCGCGTGCGGAGGAGGGTACCGTTTCCTCCCTGCCGAAGGCGGAACAACCGGCAGCGTCGGAGGAAGTTCCGTCTCCGGCGGCAGACGCGCCGAAAGATGCGGGAAAAGAGATCCCGGCGGAATCTCCCCCGCCTTCCGCGGAGGCGGTTTCCGGGACGGAGCCCCCGCCGGCGGTTTCACGGCCGGAGGAGGGGAAGGCCGGGAAAGAGCCGGTTTCCGATGTGGGAGAAACCGCGGCGACTGTTCCGACGACCGCCGCCAACGGGAAAGCGAACGGGAAGGGAAATTCCGCGGGTGCATCGCATCCCGCGCCGGCTCCCGCCGTTCCCCGGGCGGATGCGGAACCGGGCAGGATGGTGATCGCCAGCCTCTCGGAGGAGATGGCGTTTCCCAAGGACGGCCCGCCCTGGGCGAGAAAGAAAGAGGAACTCGTCTACAAGGTGGAGTTTTTGGGAATCACGATGGGGTACGCCCGGTTCACCTTCCTGGGGAAGGTGCTCCTGTCCGGAAAGGAGGCGTATCACCTCCGGGTGCGCGCGTGGACCTCGGACATCCTCTCGCTGATCTACCCGATCGACGACACGATCGATTACTACCTGGACGTGCAGACGATCACGCCCCTTCGCCAGGAGTTCGCGAACAGCCGGAAAGAGGACGACGTGGCCATCTACGACCAGGAAAAAGGGACGATCGTCTACCGGTACAAGAAGGACGGGACGATACGAAAGAAGGTCGACGCGGTCCCCAACGTGTACGACCCCGTCTCGGCGGCGTATTATTTCCGCACCCGGGATCTTGCGGCCGAGGAGAAGGGGAGGCCGATGTACGCCGGGCGGAAATTATGGGAGATATCGGCCCGGCCGGTGGGATTCGAACGGATCCAAACGGACCGGGGGGAGGTGGACACGATCATCATCCAGCCCGTGATCCGGAGGGAAGGCAAGGTCGAGGACAAGGGGGACCTGCGGATGTGGATGTCCCGGGACGAGAGCCATCTCCCGGTCCGGTTGTACGCGAAGTTCAGGAAAATACGGATGTGGACGCTGGTGGGGGAGTTGATGCCCGACCCGCAGGGGGGATAGATCATGGACGAGGAACTGCTCGAGATCCTGGCTTGCCCGAAGTGCAAAGGGAGCTTGCAGCTGACCCCGGAGGAGTCGGAGTTGCGCTGCGAGGCGTGCCGCCTGAGCTACCGCATCGACGACGGGATTCCCGTTCTCCTCATCGAGGAAGCTTCCTCGTATGAATGACGACGGATTCATCGAGCGGGCGTTCGCCTACATCGAACGGTTCCGCACCTGCCGGCTCCTGGTGGTCGGGGACATCATGCTGGACGAATACATCTGGGGGAATGTGGGGAGAATCTCCCCGGAGGCCCCCGTACCGGTGGTCGCCGTCACGCGGGACACGAGAGCCCTCGGGGGGGCGGCCAACGTGGCGCTGAACATCGCCTGCCTCGGCGCGGGGGTGCAGGTCGCCGGCTTCGTGGGAGCGGACCCGGCGGGCCGGGAGATCGTCCGCATGCTGCGGAAACGGGGGATCGGCGTGTCGGGCGTCGTCGCCGACCCGGATCGTCCGACGACGGTGAAGACGCGCGTGATCGCCCACCAGCAGCAGGTGGTCCGCGTCGACAGGGAGAAAAAGGAGCCCCCGGACGGGAAAGCGCGCGGAATGCTCGCGAGCCGTGTCCTTGAGGCGCTGGGCGAAGCGGACGGAGTGGTCCTGTCCGACTACCGCAAGGGCGCGCTTTCCCGCGAGCTCGTGGAGGAGGTGATCGCCACGGCGAGGAAGAAAGGAATTTTCGTGGCGGTGGATCCGAAGCAGGCCGATTTCACCTACTACCGCGGGTGCACCCTGATCACCCCCAACAAGGCCGAGGCCGAGGCGGCGCTGGGGGGCCGGGAACTTTCGGGGGACCGGGAGGTGTGGGAGGGGGGAAAGGCGCTATTGCGGAAGACCGGGGCGGGCGCGATTCTCATCACCCGGGGGGAGGAGGGGATGAGCCTCGTGGAGCGCGGTCGCCGGTCCTTTTTCCACATCCCGTCGCAGGGACGCCAGGTGTTCGACGTGACCGGCGCCGGCGACACCGTGATCGGCACCCTTGCCGCCGGGTTGGGGGCGGGAGCGCCCCTGCGGGACGCCGCCCTCCTCGCGAACGCGGCCGCGGGGGTCGTCGTGGGCGAGGTGGGAACCGCGCCGATTACCGTGGAGAAACTGACCCGGGCCCTGCGCCTGCAGCGAAAGGAGAGGGAGATCGCCCTCGAGGAAAGGGGCCAGTCGCCGCGGAGCGGGAAAAGGACTGCAACCCCCCGATGAGCCTGCGGACGGTCCCTTCGCCCGCACGGTTGCTGTTCTCCGTGATGTACCGGGAGGAGAGGGACTTCGAACGGTCCCTCCGCAGGATCACCGAGCGGATGGGGGCCGTCGGGCGCGTCAGCGACCCGTTCCCCTTCGACAGGACCGACTATTACGAGAGGGAAATGGGATCGCCGCTGTTTCGCCGCTTCCTTCTCTCCGTCGATGCCGTGTCCCGGGACGAGCTGGCGGCGGCGAAGCTTGCGGCCGAGGCGATCGAGAGGGAATTCTCGGTCCACGGGAGGCGGACCGTCAACATCGACCCGGGTCTGCTGGCGGAAGAGAACCTCGTCCTCGCCACGGGAAAGAACTATAGCCACCGGGTCTACCTGCGCGACGGGGTGTTCGCCGACCTCACCCTCGTGTTCGAAAAGGGAGAGTACCGGGCGCTTCCGTGGACGTACCCCGATTACGCGTCGACCGAGATCCGATCGTTCCTCACGGGGTTGCGCAGGGAGCTCCGGGAAACGGAAAAACCGTCCGGGAGAGGAGATTCGTAGATGTGGATGAGCATGACGGGGTTCGGAAGGGGAGACCATAACGGCGAGGACGTTTCGGTGATCGCGGAGGCAAGGTCCGTCAACCACCGGTTCCTGGACATTCACGTGCGGTGCCCCGTGAAATTCCTCTCCTGGGAGATGCGCATCCGCTCGTTGGTGCGGGGAGTGCTCCGGCGGGGGAAGGTGGATGTGTTCCTGAGCGTCCGGGATTGGGGGAAGGGGGGTACCGCGGTCCGTGTGAATCACGGTCTTCTGTCCTCCTTTCTCGCGGAGGCGAGCCGGCTGCGCGAGGAGTACGCGCTTACGATGGACCTCTCGTTCCGGGACCTGATCGGGGTCCCCGACCTCTTCGTGTTCGCTCCCGAGGGGGACGATCCCGCGGAGAAGCATTGGGCGCTCGCGGAGGGGGCGGTGCGTCATGCCCTCGCCATGCTCGTCGGGTCGAGACAGGAGGAGGGAGAGCGGCTGCGTTCCGCCATCGGGCAGTCGGTCCGGAGCCTTCGGGACCTAACGGAAGAGATCGTCTCTCTTGCCGGAGAGAACCGGGAACTTGCCAGGTCGCGGTTCCGGGAGCGGATCGAGGCCCTGTCGGGGGAGGCGGGGGTCGATCCCGTTCGCGTCCAGCAGGAGGCGGCGATCCTGATCGACCGGTTGGACATCTCCGAGGAGTGCGAACGCCTGCGCTCGCATCTCGCGGGGATGGAGGGGATGCTGAGGAACAAAGGCGATGCGGTGGGGAAGCGGTTTGATTTCCTCGTGCAGGAAGCGTTCCGGGAAATGAACACGGCCTCGTCCAAATCGGCGCATGCGGGGATATCGGAACGGGTGGTCGCCGCGAAGACGGAGCTGGAAAAGATCCGGGAACAGATCCAGAACGTGGAGTGACCCATGGAGAAAGGGGATGTCTTCGTCATTTCGGCTCCGTCGGGTTCGGGGAAGACCACCATCTGCCGGATGCTCGCCCAACGGGTGGAGAACATTCAACTTTCGGTATCCTACACCACACGCCCCCGGAAGGAGGGGGAGGTGGACGGCAAAGACTATTATTTCGTTAAACCGGAAATATTTGATAAAATGGTAATTTCGCGGGAGTTTCTGGAATCCGCCTCCGTGTACGGAAACCGGTACGGCACGTCCCGGGAGGCGGTTCGAACGATCGTCTCCCGCGGATGGGACGCCGTTCTGGAGATCGACGTCCAGGGCGGGCGGAAGGTGAAACAGGAACTTCCCGAGGCGGTTCTGGTCGGCATCTTTCCCCCCGACTGGGAGTCCCTCGAAAAGAGACTGATCGGAAGAGGAAGGGACACTTCCGAGGAGATGAAAGCTCGTCTTCGGGCCGCGGCGGACGAGGCGCGGCATCTCCTCTTGTACGATTACCTCGTGGTGAACGACGACCTCGGGGCGGCGGTGACCAGGGTGGAATGGATCGTGCGGGCGGCCCGCCTCCGGCGGGACAGGGCGCTCGTTCGGATGTCGAAAATCGTGAACCGGACCGGAGAAGGGGAGCCATGGCGCGAGTAACGGTAGAGGATTGTCTGCGGCAAGTGGAAAGCCATTTCGAACTGACCGTGGTGGCGGCCAAGAGGGCCAAGCAGCTCCTGGGCGGGCAAGGAGCGTCGATCGACACGTCCCAGCGAAGGGACAAGCCCACCGTGGTGGCGCTCCGGGAGATCGCCCAGGGGACGGTGCGGGTCAAGCGATAACGCCGGAGCGGGCGATGCTCCGACTGAACGACATCGTCGACCGCGTCCAGTCGATACGGCCGGCGGCCAACATCGAGCTCATCCAGAAGGCGTACGTTTTCACGGGAAAGGTGCATCACGGCCAGCTCCGTGAATCGGGCGAGCCCTACCTGATCCACCCCCTGAACGTCTCCCACATCCTGGCCGACTGGAACATGGACGAGGAGACGGTCGCCACGGGCCTGCTCCACGACACCGTGGAGGATACGGTCGCCACCATCGAGGAGATCCGGGAGCTGTTCGGGGAAAACGTCGCCCAGCTGGTGGACGGGGTCACCAAGATCAGCCGCGTCATCATCTCCGACGTCGCCGACCAGAAGGCGGAATCCCTCCGGAAGATGATCCTCGCCATGGGGAAGGACATCCGCGTGATCCTGGTCAAGCTCGCGGACCGGCTCCACAACGTGAGAACTCTGGGACACCTCTCCCCGGACCGGCAGGTCATCATCGCCCGCGAGACCCAGGAAATCTACGCGCCGATCGCGAGCCGCCTCGGGATGTCCCGGGTGAAGATGGAGCTCGAAGACCGGTGCTTCGAGGTCCTCCACCCGGACGATTTCCGCGAGCTCACCCGTTCCGCCGACGAAAGAAAGCGCGGCCGGGAGGAGCACATCCGGAAGGTGACCACCCTCCTCGAGGGGAAGATTCGCGAGGCGGGGATCGACGCGTTGGTCACGGGCCGCTCCAAGCACATCTCGGGAATCTTCAACAAGATGGCGCGCCAGGGGATCGACTTCGAGCACGTCTACGACCTGATCGGGTTCCGGATCATCCCCAAGACGATACGGGAGTGTTACGAGGCCCTCGGCATTGTCCACAGCCTGTGGCGGCCGGTCCCGGGCCGGTTCAAGGACTACATCGCGATGCCGAAGGCGAACCTCTACCAGTCTCTCCATACCACCGTGTTCGGCCCCAACGCCGAGATGATGGAGATCCAGATCCGGACCGAGGAGATGCACTCCCTGGCGGAGTACGGGGTCGCGGCGCACTGGCGGTACAAGGAGGGGAAGCAGGTCACGGACAACAAGGGCGACCAGATGTTCGTGTGGCTCCGCCAGATTCTCGAGCTGCAGAAAGAGATGAAGGACCCGCGGGAATTCCTGAACACCGTGAAAGTCGAGCTCTTCCCCGAGGAGGTGTACGTGTTCACCCCGCGGGGGGACGTGAAGGAACTGCCGCGCGGGTCGACGCCCATCGACTTCGCCTACGCGATCCACACGGAGGTCGGGAACCAGTGCGTGGGGGCGAAGGTGAACGGGAG
It contains:
- a CDS encoding DUF4416 family protein, which codes for MSLRTVPSPARLLFSVMYREERDFERSLRRITERMGAVGRVSDPFPFDRTDYYEREMGSPLFRRFLLSVDAVSRDELAAAKLAAEAIEREFSVHGRRTVNIDPGLLAEENLVLATGKNYSHRVYLRDGVFADLTLVFEKGEYRALPWTYPDYASTEIRSFLTGLRRELRETEKPSGRGDS
- a CDS encoding Trm112 family protein; translated protein: MDEELLEILACPKCKGSLQLTPEESELRCEACRLSYRIDDGIPVLLIEEASSYE
- a CDS encoding YicC/YloC family endoribonuclease, whose amino-acid sequence is MSMTGFGRGDHNGEDVSVIAEARSVNHRFLDIHVRCPVKFLSWEMRIRSLVRGVLRRGKVDVFLSVRDWGKGGTAVRVNHGLLSSFLAEASRLREEYALTMDLSFRDLIGVPDLFVFAPEGDDPAEKHWALAEGAVRHALAMLVGSRQEEGERLRSAIGQSVRSLRDLTEEIVSLAGENRELARSRFRERIEALSGEAGVDPVRVQQEAAILIDRLDISEECERLRSHLAGMEGMLRNKGDAVGKRFDFLVQEAFREMNTASSKSAHAGISERVVAAKTELEKIREQIQNVE
- the gmk gene encoding guanylate kinase — protein: MEKGDVFVISAPSGSGKTTICRMLAQRVENIQLSVSYTTRPRKEGEVDGKDYYFVKPEIFDKMVISREFLESASVYGNRYGTSREAVRTIVSRGWDAVLEIDVQGGRKVKQELPEAVLVGIFPPDWESLEKRLIGRGRDTSEEMKARLRAAADEARHLLLYDYLVVNDDLGAAVTRVEWIVRAARLRRDRALVRMSKIVNRTGEGEPWRE
- the rfaE1 gene encoding D-glycero-beta-D-manno-heptose-7-phosphate kinase, whose protein sequence is MNDDGFIERAFAYIERFRTCRLLVVGDIMLDEYIWGNVGRISPEAPVPVVAVTRDTRALGGAANVALNIACLGAGVQVAGFVGADPAGREIVRMLRKRGIGVSGVVADPDRPTTVKTRVIAHQQQVVRVDREKKEPPDGKARGMLASRVLEALGEADGVVLSDYRKGALSRELVEEVIATARKKGIFVAVDPKQADFTYYRGCTLITPNKAEAEAALGGRELSGDREVWEGGKALLRKTGAGAILITRGEEGMSLVERGRRSFFHIPSQGRQVFDVTGAGDTVIGTLAAGLGAGAPLRDAALLANAAAGVVVGEVGTAPITVEKLTRALRLQRKEREIALEERGQSPRSGKRTATPR
- a CDS encoding bifunctional (p)ppGpp synthetase/guanosine-3',5'-bis(diphosphate) 3'-pyrophosphohydrolase, with the translated sequence MLRLNDIVDRVQSIRPAANIELIQKAYVFTGKVHHGQLRESGEPYLIHPLNVSHILADWNMDEETVATGLLHDTVEDTVATIEEIRELFGENVAQLVDGVTKISRVIISDVADQKAESLRKMILAMGKDIRVILVKLADRLHNVRTLGHLSPDRQVIIARETQEIYAPIASRLGMSRVKMELEDRCFEVLHPDDFRELTRSADERKRGREEHIRKVTTLLEGKIREAGIDALVTGRSKHISGIFNKMARQGIDFEHVYDLIGFRIIPKTIRECYEALGIVHSLWRPVPGRFKDYIAMPKANLYQSLHTTVFGPNAEMMEIQIRTEEMHSLAEYGVAAHWRYKEGKQVTDNKGDQMFVWLRQILELQKEMKDPREFLNTVKVELFPEEVYVFTPRGDVKELPRGSTPIDFAYAIHTEVGNQCVGAKVNGRMVPLKVSLKNGDVVEIITNPSHKPSRDWLKIAKTSRALNKIRAIIRQEQQEHSLALGRQILERELRKYSLSLTKTLKSKEFAEVLQENRYKSADDYCIAIGYGKTSLIPLLRALVPPEQLQEKGKESRLEALIKRVTARKPSAVIVKGVDDMFVRLA
- the rpoZ gene encoding DNA-directed RNA polymerase subunit omega, which produces MARVTVEDCLRQVESHFELTVVAAKRAKQLLGGQGASIDTSQRRDKPTVVALREIAQGTVRVKR
- a CDS encoding DUF3108 domain-containing protein yields the protein MSGLHAPREIIVRRIALFAAAAILLLATGCSRAAHEPRPEEKPPAAASGTSKAEEARAEEGTVSSLPKAEQPAASEEVPSPAADAPKDAGKEIPAESPPPSAEAVSGTEPPPAVSRPEEGKAGKEPVSDVGETAATVPTTAANGKANGKGNSAGASHPAPAPAVPRADAEPGRMVIASLSEEMAFPKDGPPWARKKEELVYKVEFLGITMGYARFTFLGKVLLSGKEAYHLRVRAWTSDILSLIYPIDDTIDYYLDVQTITPLRQEFANSRKEDDVAIYDQEKGTIVYRYKKDGTIRKKVDAVPNVYDPVSAAYYFRTRDLAAEEKGRPMYAGRKLWEISARPVGFERIQTDRGEVDTIIIQPVIRREGKVEDKGDLRMWMSRDESHLPVRLYAKFRKIRMWTLVGELMPDPQGG